The following proteins are encoded in a genomic region of Phycisphaerales bacterium:
- a CDS encoding amidohydrolase family protein has product MNRTLRLAFHRLVAAGVALATGAAALAQPTQQTTSDSPLADRPNGPRHAEPGRFALVGGTVHARPDEAPFKGTVYIENGRITLVDRDGGAPPAGFAIVDAEGLHLYPAFVEAYYEVDVPSPGEPGTPGVHWSSLVTPQRSALDAPWIDSGSRESLRKLGFGAVGIAPQRGIFRGSNSAVSLAEPQGDASGYRPSVLRENIGQVLAFESSGWGSRAYPTSQMGSIALVRQTLLDARWQAEQDDAPANALTPLEDAGVALWFDVPGELEALRGISMAREFDRPAVIIGSGTEYQRLDALKHEAEEGDLTLVVPLRFPKAPTVKAIADTEAIDLNTLMEWEQAPTNPRRLQEAGFDIVLTSSKIPGGIGGRNGFHKLLRQAIEMGLSEQDALAAITTRPADLLGIADEVGTIEPEKLANVIVSTGPIFEQDSKILDLWVEGRRHQISLPEADTLEGTWELTLAGRFRLDLTIDDKGKGTITDPGAEVAEGEDKPSTKAVLERSVDTLTVLFDHEPFGMEGVFTLTGTVSGDEIMGAGARPDGRPFEFSGSRLATDDQAENGEEEAKKDEADETEWPPEDLGGYPFGAYSVAEIPEQGAVLITNATIWTASDRGIIENGWIAIEGGEILAVGQGLAPRRGNPTVIDAKGKHVTPGLIDAHSHTGTWSAGTNESGQAVTAEVRMGDTTDPNPVNWYRQLAGGVTTVNTLHGSANPIGGQNVIQKVRWGAVHPTDMHFEGAKPGIKFALGENVKQSNWGSDFNSRYPQTRMGVETLIRDRFVAAKEYADNGMKTASGRTDTELEALAEILKGERLIHCHSYRQDEILMLCRVAEEFGFKIGTFQHGLECYKVAEAVKEHAIGASIFTDWWAYKVEVQDAIPYAGPILHEAGVNVSFNSDSDELARRMNVEAAKAVKYGGLSPEEAIKFVTINPAIQLAIDDRVGSLEKGKDADLVIWSGDPLSTMSRAERVFVDGREYFSIEKDKAHRERIASERERLIQKLMREQARLKKKQADGDDDVEGLDPKEDEPQRQEDEPGRPGIYAWFYGQNGHAGAGASMCGACGVIPTEYLEMMEREAR; this is encoded by the coding sequence ATGAACAGAACCCTGCGACTTGCCTTTCATCGCCTGGTCGCCGCGGGCGTGGCGCTTGCCACCGGCGCAGCGGCCTTGGCACAGCCGACCCAGCAAACCACGAGTGACTCACCCCTTGCCGACCGGCCCAACGGTCCGCGGCATGCTGAGCCTGGCCGATTTGCGCTGGTTGGCGGCACAGTGCATGCCCGGCCGGACGAGGCGCCCTTCAAGGGCACGGTGTACATCGAGAACGGGCGGATCACGCTGGTCGATCGGGACGGCGGAGCGCCACCCGCGGGCTTTGCGATCGTGGATGCCGAGGGATTGCACCTGTATCCGGCATTCGTCGAGGCCTACTACGAGGTCGACGTTCCGTCGCCGGGCGAACCGGGCACGCCGGGCGTGCACTGGAGTTCGTTGGTGACGCCCCAGCGATCGGCACTCGATGCGCCCTGGATCGACTCGGGCTCTCGGGAGAGCTTGCGGAAGCTGGGATTCGGCGCCGTGGGCATTGCTCCGCAGCGCGGCATCTTCCGCGGCTCGAACTCGGCAGTCTCGCTGGCAGAGCCGCAGGGCGACGCGAGCGGATACCGGCCCAGCGTGCTCCGCGAGAACATCGGTCAGGTGCTGGCCTTCGAGAGCAGCGGCTGGGGCAGCCGAGCGTACCCAACGAGCCAGATGGGCTCGATTGCGCTCGTCCGGCAGACGCTGCTGGACGCGCGTTGGCAGGCCGAACAGGACGATGCGCCCGCCAACGCGCTGACACCCTTGGAGGATGCCGGCGTGGCGCTCTGGTTTGACGTGCCCGGCGAGCTCGAAGCGCTGCGCGGGATTTCGATGGCGCGAGAGTTCGACCGACCGGCCGTCATCATCGGTAGCGGCACCGAGTACCAGCGGCTCGATGCGTTGAAGCATGAAGCCGAAGAAGGCGACTTGACGCTCGTCGTGCCCTTGCGGTTCCCCAAGGCGCCCACCGTGAAAGCGATTGCCGACACCGAGGCGATCGACCTCAACACGCTGATGGAGTGGGAGCAGGCGCCCACCAATCCGCGTCGGTTGCAGGAAGCGGGCTTCGACATCGTGCTGACCAGCAGCAAGATTCCTGGCGGCATCGGCGGCCGCAACGGCTTCCACAAGCTGCTTCGCCAGGCCATCGAGATGGGGCTGAGCGAGCAAGACGCGCTGGCCGCCATCACCACGCGTCCTGCCGATCTGCTCGGCATTGCCGACGAGGTTGGCACGATCGAGCCCGAGAAGCTGGCCAACGTCATCGTCTCGACCGGGCCGATCTTCGAGCAGGATTCGAAGATTTTGGACCTGTGGGTCGAGGGGCGGCGTCACCAGATCAGCCTGCCCGAGGCCGACACGCTGGAAGGCACGTGGGAACTGACGCTCGCCGGCCGGTTCCGGCTTGACCTGACCATCGACGACAAGGGCAAGGGCACCATCACCGACCCGGGAGCCGAGGTGGCCGAGGGCGAGGACAAGCCCAGCACCAAGGCCGTGCTGGAGCGGTCGGTCGACACGCTGACGGTACTGTTCGATCACGAACCCTTCGGCATGGAGGGCGTGTTCACGCTGACGGGCACGGTCAGCGGCGACGAGATCATGGGCGCAGGCGCCCGGCCCGACGGCCGGCCGTTCGAATTTTCTGGTTCGCGCCTGGCGACCGATGACCAAGCCGAGAACGGCGAGGAAGAAGCGAAGAAGGACGAGGCCGACGAAACCGAGTGGCCGCCCGAGGACCTGGGCGGCTATCCGTTTGGCGCGTATTCGGTGGCCGAGATTCCCGAACAAGGCGCGGTGCTCATTACCAACGCCACGATCTGGACTGCCAGCGACCGCGGCATCATCGAGAACGGGTGGATCGCCATCGAAGGCGGCGAGATCCTGGCGGTCGGCCAGGGCCTGGCGCCCAGGCGTGGCAACCCCACGGTGATCGACGCCAAGGGCAAGCACGTCACGCCCGGGCTCATCGACGCCCACAGCCACACCGGCACGTGGAGCGCCGGCACGAACGAGAGCGGCCAGGCGGTGACCGCCGAGGTCCGCATGGGCGACACGACCGACCCGAACCCGGTGAACTGGTACCGCCAGCTTGCCGGCGGGGTGACGACCGTGAACACGTTGCACGGCTCGGCCAATCCCATTGGCGGGCAGAACGTCATCCAAAAGGTCCGCTGGGGCGCGGTGCACCCGACCGACATGCACTTCGAAGGCGCCAAGCCGGGCATCAAGTTCGCCCTTGGCGAAAACGTCAAGCAGAGCAACTGGGGCAGCGACTTCAACAGCCGCTACCCGCAGACGCGCATGGGCGTCGAGACGCTCATCCGCGATCGGTTCGTGGCGGCGAAGGAGTATGCCGACAACGGCATGAAGACCGCCAGCGGCCGCACCGACACCGAGCTGGAAGCGCTGGCCGAGATCCTGAAGGGTGAGCGATTGATCCACTGCCACAGCTACCGGCAGGACGAGATCCTGATGCTCTGCCGCGTGGCCGAGGAGTTCGGCTTCAAGATCGGCACGTTCCAGCACGGGCTGGAGTGCTACAAGGTGGCCGAGGCTGTGAAGGAGCACGCCATCGGCGCGAGCATCTTTACTGATTGGTGGGCGTACAAGGTCGAGGTGCAGGACGCCATTCCGTACGCGGGGCCGATCCTGCACGAGGCGGGCGTGAACGTCAGCTTCAACAGCGACAGCGACGAACTGGCGCGGCGCATGAACGTCGAGGCGGCCAAGGCCGTCAAGTATGGCGGGCTGTCGCCCGAGGAAGCCATCAAGTTCGTCACGATCAATCCGGCCATCCAGTTGGCCATCGACGACCGCGTCGGTTCGCTGGAGAAGGGCAAGGATGCCGACCTGGTGATCTGGAGCGGCGATCCGCTCTCGACCATGAGCCGGGCCGAGCGTGTCTTCGTCGATGGGCGCGAGTACTTCAGCATCGAGAAGGACAAGGCCCACCGCGAGCGCATTGCCAGCGAGCGCGAGCGGCTGATCCAGAAGCTGATGCGCGAGCAGGCCAGGCTGAAGAAGAAGCAGGCCGACGGCGATGACGATGTCGAGGGCCTGGATCCCAAGGAAGACGAGCCCCAGCGGCAGGAAGACGAGCCGGGCCGGCCGGGCATCTACGCCTGGTTCTACGGCCAGAACGGGCACGCCGGCGCGGGCGCGAGCATGTGCGGCGCGTGCGGGGTGATTCCCACCGAGTACCTCGAGATGATGGAACGGGAGGCCCGCTAA